A stretch of the Danio rerio strain Tuebingen ecotype United States chromosome 18, GRCz12tu, whole genome shotgun sequence genome encodes the following:
- the zgc:172014 gene encoding uncharacterized protein LOC100137116 (The RefSeq protein has 1 substitution compared to this genomic sequence): MVEKDQAEINAICKVFNESDSLLCWYHVTQAVTCWLSISESGVSGPEKADSRAHIIQFMSEMKCCSKAQEFKEKAEMFHCQFRNFKYVCKYFRNNLETIGHLWSNFGRCYKQRL; the protein is encoded by the exons ATGGTTGAAAAAGACCAGGCTGAAATCAATGCCATCTGTAAGGTGTTCAACAAGTCAGACAGTCTCCTTTGTTGGTACCATGTAACGCAA GCAGTAACTTGTTGGCTGTCAATATCTGAATCTGGTGTGAGTGGACCTGAAAAGGCAGATTCAAGAGCGCACATCATACAGTTTATGTCAGAGATGAAATGCTGTTCAAAG GCACAAGAATTTAAGGAAAAGGCTGAGATGTTTCACTGCCAGTTTAGGAACTTCAAATATGTCTGCAAGTACTTCAGGAACAACTTGGAGACAATTGGTCATCTGTGGTCTAACTTTGGAAGATGCTATAAACAGAGACTCTGA